A genome region from Manihot esculenta cultivar AM560-2 chromosome 5, M.esculenta_v8, whole genome shotgun sequence includes the following:
- the LOC110614320 gene encoding homeobox protein knotted-1-like 2 — protein sequence MEGYNHINDNTNPRGNFLYASALLAPNSSPYGRTNSGSNVSNQQTQMPLSPFHLQSSECFQSEAHPIVKTEASTSHHVQKFHYPLLRGHHQALNQHQGNESSSDVEAIKAKIIAHPQYFKLLEAYMDCQKVGAPPEVVARLAAARQDFEAKQRSSVTSRDASKDPELDQFMEAYCDMLVKYREELTRPIQEAMDFMRRIETQLNTICNGPLRIFNSDEKSEGVGSSEEDQENSGGETELPEIDPRAEDRELKNHLLRKYSGYLSSLKQELSKKKKKGKLPKEARQKLLNWWELHYKWPYPSETEKVALAESTGLDQKQINNWFINQRKRHWKPSEDMQFMVMDGLHPQSAALYMDGHYMGDGPYRLGP from the exons ATGGAAGGCTATAATCATATAAATGATAACACAAATCCGAGGGGGAATTTCTTGTATGCTTCAGCACTTCTTGCACCCAATTCTTCTCCTTATGGTAGAACAAATAGTGGCTCTAACGTGAGCAATCAGCAGACCCAGATGCCTTTAAGTCCTTTCCATCTTCAATCAAGTGAATGTTTCCAATCTGAAGCACATCCTATTGTGAAGACAGAAGCCAGCACTTCCCACCATGTTCAAAAATTTCACTACCCTTTATTAAGAGGGCATCATCAAGCACTTAATCAACATCAAGGGAATGAAAGCTCCAGTGATGTGGAAGCTATCAAAGCCAAGATCATAGCTCATCCACAGTACTTTAAACTTTTGGAAGCATACATGGATTGCCAAAAG GTGGGAGCTCCGCCGGAAGTAGTAGCAAGGCTTGCCGCTGCTCGCCAAGATTTCGAAGCTAAGCAACGATCTTCAGTCACTTCCAGGGATGCTTCGAAAGACCCAGAACTAGATCAGTTTATG GAGGCTTATTGCGATATGCTGGTGAAATACCGGGAAGAGCTTACAAGACCCATTCAAGAAGCCATGGATTTCATGCGAAGAATCGAAACACAACTAAATACGATCTGCAATGGCCCCTTGCGGATCTTCAACTCCG ATGAGAAGTCTGAGGGTGTCGGGTCGTCCGAGGAAGATCAGGAGAACAGTGGTGGGGAAACAGAACTACCGGAGATTGATCCCAGGGCTGAGGACCGAGAACTAAAGAACCACTTGTTGAGGAAATATAGTGGATATTTGAGCAGTCTTAAGCAGGAGCTttctaagaagaagaagaagggaaaaCTACCCAAAGAAGCAAGACAGAAACTACTTAACTGGTGGGAGTTGCACTACAAATGGCCATATCCTTCG GAGACTGAGAAGGTGGCATTGGCTGAATCAACGGGTTTGGACcagaaacaaataaataactGGTTCATAAATCAAAGGAAACGGCATTGGAAGCCGTCAGAAGATATGCAATTCATGGTGATGGACGGTCTCCATCCACAGAGTGCAGCACTCTACATGGATGGTCACTACATGGGTGATGGTCCTTATCGTCTAGGGCCATGA